A stretch of the Fodinicurvata sediminis DSM 21159 genome encodes the following:
- a CDS encoding DMT family transporter: protein MSSAPASHFEAFTPIDWALLAAVALMWGGSFLMIDLGLDAFHPATVAWLRLTFGCATLACFPSARRAVAAVEWRGIALLGLVWMAGPFLLFTIAQQWIASSMAGMINGAAPLFTAAIGALWYRRVPRSWQLAGLVIGFVGVLAIYGPALDGARASALGAALIVLATFFYGIAFNMTAQLQQRSGSLPVILRAELVAAATLTPYGLYGLTLSRFEWSSAVAVFTLGALCTGFAFAAFTTLVGRVGAARGSVAVYFIPVVAVLLGVTFRGEVVAAVSIVGMVLVLLGAWLTSRRQSPVKSAD from the coding sequence ATGAGCTCCGCACCGGCGTCTCATTTTGAGGCATTCACGCCAATTGATTGGGCGCTTCTGGCGGCCGTCGCCTTGATGTGGGGCGGGTCCTTTCTCATGATCGACCTGGGACTTGATGCCTTCCATCCCGCCACGGTGGCGTGGCTGCGCCTTACGTTCGGCTGCGCCACACTGGCTTGTTTTCCATCCGCGCGCCGGGCGGTGGCTGCGGTTGAGTGGCGAGGGATCGCCCTACTGGGGTTGGTGTGGATGGCTGGTCCGTTCCTTTTGTTCACGATCGCACAACAATGGATCGCTTCGTCGATGGCGGGGATGATCAATGGTGCAGCACCCCTCTTCACGGCGGCGATCGGCGCGCTATGGTATCGGCGTGTGCCGCGAAGCTGGCAGTTGGCCGGGCTGGTGATCGGCTTTGTGGGAGTCCTGGCCATCTATGGCCCAGCACTTGATGGCGCCAGGGCGAGTGCCTTGGGTGCCGCGCTCATCGTTCTGGCAACCTTCTTTTATGGGATCGCCTTCAACATGACGGCGCAGCTGCAGCAGCGTTCCGGCAGTCTGCCGGTGATTCTGCGTGCCGAGCTTGTGGCAGCGGCAACACTGACACCCTATGGGCTCTATGGCCTTACGCTGTCGCGTTTCGAATGGTCGAGCGCAGTGGCCGTTTTCACGCTTGGTGCGCTCTGTACCGGCTTCGCCTTCGCCGCCTTTACCACACTGGTCGGACGTGTCGGTGCGGCCCGGGGATCGGTGGCGGTCTATTTCATTCCGGTCGTAGCAGTGCTTCTCGGCGTCACCTTTCGCGGTGAGGTGGTGGCTGCAGTCTCTATTGTCGGGATGGTGCTGGTTTTGCTGGGCGCATGGCTCACCAGCCGGCGCCAGAGTCCGGTCAAGAGTGCAGACTGA
- the ligA gene encoding NAD-dependent DNA ligase LigA: protein MGAESKDIDDLTREEATRELERLAAEIARHDRLYYQQDEPEIDDASYDALRQRNSDIEARFPDLVREDSPSVHVGAAPASGFGKIRHSVPMLSLGNVFEEQELRDFVARVRRFLGLDETAQVDFVAEPKIDGLSITLRYEKGQFVQGATRGDGREGEDVTANLRTLKDIPRKLAAPVPDVIEVRGEVYMTKSAFAALNQRQEEKGGKLFANPRNAAAGSLRQLDTKITAERPLRFFAYSWGELSEDIAETHWAFLERLKGWAFPVNPLARLCSNADDLMDLYHEVETQRAELDYDIDGVVYKVNRIDLQQRLGYVSRAPRWAVAHKFPAEKAQTLLKRIDIQVGRTGALTPVAVLEPVNVGGVLVSRATLHNEDEIRRKDLRVGDTVVLQRAGDVIPQILEYIPEKRPEDSEPYHFPDNCPECGSQAIRELDEAVRRCTGGLICPAQAVERLRHFVSRDAFDIEGLGEKQVRFFWEKGWVKTPGDIFRLQRDHGTDSLEALSRQPGWGRQSAENLFEAIEARRRIELDRFLFALGIRRIGQTTARLLARSYGSWKALQQSMETAQDRESSAYTELLAIDGIGEAVAEDLIGFFGEVHNRELLEDLLSEVEVETYEAPEGVNSELAGKTLVFTGTLESMTRSEAKARAEALGAKVAGSVSSKTDYVVAGADAGSKARKAKDLGVELLSEEDWRRLGGLD from the coding sequence ATGGGCGCGGAAAGCAAGGACATTGATGATCTGACGCGCGAGGAAGCCACACGCGAACTTGAGCGCCTGGCGGCGGAGATCGCACGTCATGACCGGCTCTATTACCAGCAGGACGAACCGGAGATAGATGACGCCAGCTATGATGCCCTGCGTCAGCGCAACTCGGACATCGAGGCGCGTTTTCCCGACCTGGTTCGCGAGGATAGCCCTTCCGTTCATGTGGGGGCGGCTCCGGCTTCGGGGTTTGGCAAGATTCGCCACAGTGTGCCGATGCTGTCGCTTGGCAATGTGTTCGAGGAACAGGAGTTGCGGGATTTCGTGGCGCGGGTGCGGCGCTTCCTGGGGCTTGACGAGACTGCGCAGGTGGATTTCGTGGCCGAACCCAAGATCGATGGCCTGTCCATTACCTTACGCTACGAAAAGGGGCAGTTCGTACAGGGAGCGACCCGGGGCGACGGGCGCGAGGGTGAGGACGTTACGGCGAACCTGAGGACGTTGAAGGATATTCCCCGCAAGCTGGCGGCCCCTGTTCCGGATGTGATCGAGGTGCGCGGTGAGGTCTACATGACCAAGTCGGCCTTTGCCGCTTTGAACCAGCGGCAGGAGGAAAAGGGCGGAAAGCTCTTCGCGAATCCGCGCAACGCCGCTGCCGGTTCATTGCGGCAGCTTGATACGAAGATTACAGCCGAGCGTCCCCTGAGGTTCTTTGCCTATTCCTGGGGCGAGTTGAGCGAGGACATCGCCGAGACCCACTGGGCGTTCCTGGAAAGACTGAAGGGCTGGGCTTTCCCGGTGAATCCCCTGGCGCGCCTCTGTTCGAACGCGGACGACCTGATGGACCTTTACCATGAGGTGGAAACCCAGCGTGCGGAACTGGACTATGACATCGATGGGGTCGTCTACAAGGTCAACCGCATCGATCTGCAGCAGCGACTGGGCTATGTAAGCCGGGCACCGCGCTGGGCGGTGGCGCACAAGTTTCCGGCCGAGAAGGCGCAAACGCTTCTCAAGCGGATCGATATTCAGGTGGGCCGAACCGGCGCCCTGACGCCCGTTGCCGTCCTGGAACCGGTGAATGTGGGCGGTGTACTTGTTTCGCGCGCGACCCTGCACAACGAGGATGAAATTCGGCGGAAGGACCTGCGGGTGGGCGATACCGTCGTGCTGCAGCGCGCGGGCGACGTCATTCCGCAGATCCTGGAGTACATACCCGAGAAGCGTCCCGAGGACAGTGAGCCCTATCACTTTCCGGATAATTGCCCGGAGTGCGGAAGCCAGGCGATCCGGGAACTCGATGAAGCGGTTCGTCGCTGTACGGGAGGATTGATCTGTCCCGCCCAGGCCGTGGAACGCCTGCGCCATTTCGTCAGTCGCGATGCCTTCGACATCGAAGGCTTGGGCGAAAAGCAGGTCCGTTTCTTCTGGGAGAAGGGCTGGGTGAAAACACCGGGCGACATCTTCCGGCTGCAACGCGACCATGGAACGGACAGCCTGGAAGCCCTGAGCCGACAGCCCGGATGGGGGCGGCAGTCCGCGGAGAACCTCTTCGAGGCGATCGAGGCGCGGCGGCGGATCGAATTGGACCGGTTCCTGTTCGCCTTAGGAATTCGCCGGATTGGTCAGACCACGGCTCGTTTGCTGGCGCGCAGTTACGGCAGCTGGAAGGCCCTGCAGCAATCGATGGAAACGGCACAGGACCGCGAATCTTCCGCCTATACCGAGCTGCTGGCCATAGACGGCATCGGTGAAGCCGTGGCCGAGGATCTGATCGGTTTCTTTGGTGAAGTCCACAACCGCGAGCTGCTGGAAGACCTGCTGTCAGAGGTCGAGGTCGAAACCTACGAAGCCCCGGAAGGCGTGAATTCGGAACTGGCGGGCAAGACGCTGGTTTTCACGGGAACGCTGGAAAGCATGACCCGCAGTGAAGCCAAGGCACGTGCCGAGGCTCTGGGGGCCAAGGTGGCGGGCTCCGTTTCCTCGAAGACGGATTATGTGGTGGCTGGAGCCGATGCCGGCTCGAAAGCCCGCAAGGCCAAGGATCTGGGGGTCGAGCTGCTCAGTGAAGAGGATTGGCGCCGCCTGGGCGGCCTGGACTGA
- the recN gene encoding DNA repair protein RecN — translation MLVGLSIRNVVLIDRLDLVFEEGLSVLTGETGAGKSILLDALGLSLGMRAESGLVRQGSDQASVTASFEISGEHPVVALLAEQDMPLEEDTLVLRRTVNQEGRSRAYINDQPISVSLLRSVGEVMVEIEGQFAQHGLMDAATHRGLLDSYGNLESRARQVSGLWRQWQDLRRELEQARESLEQARRDEDFLRHALEELDVLDPQPGEDEKLGEQRQFLMNAGKLLEALNGAAAELEGEGGGAERALANAQRQLEKVADKADGRLDKVLAALERAAAELADAEAELSSATADLELEPERLEEIESRYFALKDMARKHGCQPDDLPDLRARFAEQLAGIDGGNERLAALDQQVREAQKAYREAATALMEQRAEAAKGLSEAVNRELPPLRLEKAQFVCQVTELPEDSWGAQGMERIQFEVSTNPGAKPGPLNKIASGGELARFLLALKVVLAQASAVETLIFDEVDSGVGGATADAIGERLARLAESRQLLVITHSPQVAARGRHHLRVSKEGDDSSVLTRVSHLDMESRREEVARMLSGAQVTQEARAAAQRLMGE, via the coding sequence ATGCTCGTTGGTCTTTCAATCCGCAATGTGGTCCTGATCGACCGTCTGGACCTTGTGTTTGAAGAGGGGCTGAGTGTCCTGACCGGTGAGACGGGGGCAGGCAAGTCCATCCTGCTCGATGCGCTGGGCCTGAGTCTGGGCATGCGGGCCGAGTCCGGCCTGGTGCGCCAGGGCAGCGACCAGGCATCGGTGACCGCCAGTTTCGAGATTTCCGGAGAGCATCCTGTCGTTGCCTTGCTGGCGGAACAGGACATGCCCCTGGAGGAGGACACCCTCGTCCTCCGCCGGACGGTCAATCAGGAGGGGCGCAGCCGGGCTTATATCAACGACCAGCCGATTTCCGTTTCGCTACTGCGTTCTGTTGGCGAAGTGATGGTGGAAATCGAAGGCCAATTTGCCCAGCACGGCTTGATGGACGCGGCCACACATCGGGGCCTCCTGGATTCCTATGGAAACCTGGAAAGCCGGGCGCGCCAGGTGTCCGGGTTGTGGCGCCAGTGGCAAGATCTACGCCGGGAGCTGGAGCAGGCGCGCGAAAGCCTGGAGCAGGCCCGGCGCGACGAGGATTTCCTGAGGCATGCGCTGGAAGAGCTCGATGTTCTGGATCCGCAACCCGGAGAGGACGAGAAACTCGGCGAGCAGCGGCAGTTCCTGATGAACGCAGGCAAGCTTTTGGAAGCCCTGAATGGTGCAGCGGCCGAGCTGGAAGGCGAGGGCGGCGGGGCTGAACGCGCATTGGCCAATGCCCAGCGCCAATTGGAGAAGGTGGCCGACAAGGCCGATGGACGTCTGGACAAGGTTCTCGCTGCCCTGGAGCGTGCAGCGGCTGAGCTGGCCGATGCCGAAGCGGAGCTGAGCTCGGCCACGGCCGACCTGGAACTTGAGCCTGAACGGCTCGAGGAGATCGAGTCGCGCTACTTCGCGCTGAAGGACATGGCGCGCAAGCATGGCTGCCAACCGGATGACTTGCCGGACCTGCGGGCGCGCTTTGCCGAGCAGCTGGCCGGAATAGATGGTGGCAACGAACGCCTCGCCGCACTGGACCAGCAGGTGCGCGAGGCCCAGAAAGCCTATCGCGAGGCTGCCACCGCGTTGATGGAACAGAGGGCAGAGGCTGCAAAGGGCCTCTCCGAAGCCGTCAATCGCGAGCTGCCGCCGCTGCGCCTGGAAAAGGCGCAGTTCGTCTGCCAGGTAACGGAACTGCCTGAGGATTCCTGGGGTGCGCAGGGTATGGAGCGCATACAGTTCGAAGTATCGACCAATCCCGGCGCCAAGCCGGGGCCCCTGAACAAGATCGCGTCCGGCGGTGAACTGGCGCGCTTCCTGCTGGCACTCAAGGTGGTGTTGGCGCAGGCTTCAGCGGTCGAAACCCTGATCTTCGATGAGGTCGACAGCGGTGTGGGCGGAGCCACGGCCGATGCCATTGGGGAACGTCTGGCCAGGCTTGCCGAGAGCCGGCAGTTGCTTGTGATCACGCACAGCCCGCAGGTCGCAGCTCGCGGACGCCACCACTTGCGTGTCAGCAAGGAGGGTGATGACAGCAGTGTGCTGACACGCGTCAGCCATCTGGATATGGAAAGTAGGAGAGAAGAGGTGGCGCGTATGCTGTCGGGCGCCCAGGTCACGCAGGAAGCCCGGGCCGCCGCACAGCGACTGATGGGGGAGTGA
- a CDS encoding outer membrane protein assembly factor BamD, whose product MKRRDTKSLKTTLVLPFVAASVLLVAACSSSSDEETYVERPAEDFYNMGLNALSDNNYDAAVTNFDEVERQHPYSTWAPRAQLMAAYAHYRAQDYDDAILALDRFIQLNPGHPNIDYAYYMKAICYYEQISDVERDQSMTRQAMESLDTVINRFPDSAYARDAELKRDLAVDHLAGKHMSIGRYYLRRGEYLAAINRFQTVVRDYQTTSHVPEAMHRLVESYLALGVYDEAQSTAAVLGYNYPGSEWYIDSYALLTGEDLRPERREGSWISGVWDSVF is encoded by the coding sequence ATGAAGCGCCGCGACACAAAATCACTCAAAACCACCCTCGTGCTGCCCTTCGTGGCAGCGTCTGTCTTGCTAGTGGCAGCCTGCTCGTCCTCCTCGGACGAAGAGACGTACGTCGAGCGTCCAGCAGAAGATTTCTACAACATGGGGCTGAACGCCCTGTCCGATAACAACTACGATGCCGCCGTCACCAATTTCGATGAAGTCGAACGACAGCATCCCTATTCCACCTGGGCGCCGCGGGCGCAGCTCATGGCTGCCTATGCGCATTATCGGGCTCAGGATTACGATGATGCCATCCTGGCGCTGGATCGCTTCATCCAGCTCAATCCCGGTCATCCCAACATCGACTATGCCTATTACATGAAGGCGATCTGCTATTACGAGCAGATCTCCGATGTAGAGCGCGATCAGAGCATGACGCGGCAGGCGATGGAGTCGCTGGATACCGTGATCAATCGCTTCCCCGATTCGGCCTATGCCAGGGACGCGGAATTGAAGCGGGACCTGGCTGTGGATCACCTGGCCGGCAAACACATGTCCATCGGTCGCTATTATCTGCGTCGTGGCGAGTATCTGGCCGCGATCAATCGCTTCCAGACCGTGGTCCGAGACTACCAGACCACCTCGCATGTGCCCGAGGCAATGCACCGTCTTGTGGAATCCTATCTGGCCCTGGGTGTCTATGACGAGGCCCAGTCCACCGCAGCGGTGCTGGGCTACAACTATCCGGGCAGTGAATGGTACATCGATTCCTATGCCCTGCTGACCGGAGAGGATCTCCGTCCAGAGCGTCGTGAAGGCTCCTGGATCTCGGGTGTATGGGACTCCGTGTTCTGA